CACTACGCGCGCATCTTGCGCGCCGCAGACATCATGGCCATCGAGCAGAGCACAATAATCGCGCCTGCGATCACATTGCTCACGATGGCCGCGTTCTCAGGCGTGCCGCCGTCGACCACCCACGGTGAGACGATGACCCAAACGCCGATGAGTGGTGCGACCCAGGCGATGCCGTGTGTGTGGCCGTAGACCGCAGCGAATCCGATACCGAGGACCGCGACCGCTAGACCTGCGAACAGGTTGCTCGCGGTCATACTGGCGTGATCGGTGAAGCCGATCACCCAAGCTGACATCGCCACGTACAAACCGGACAGGAACACGAGACCGTCTGCCGACTGTGCCATTCGCGTGTCAGCAATTTGGTCGTACCTGCGCCGCATCGTCGCGACGTCTGGATGTTGATCGATGTTGGGAGTCGGCGCGCTCATGACCCCCACCTCCTTAGAGGACACGAGTCGATCCCGCATCTCAATAATGCGCCTGAGCACCGCTTTTTGGAAGGAACCGCAACGAACATGTAGTGATTCGGATCGCAGCGGCGGTGGTGTCTGCGGGGTATGGTCGACCGGCTATTCCGTGGTGACTGTGACGTCTCCGCTGTTGGAGAAGGCGCGCACTTTGTGTATCGATGTGTGGCTGACGTCCGCATTGACGCTGACTTCTCCAGTCCGGCTGCTTGCCTCGACGTCGTAGCGCTGGTCGGCGGGCAGTGTGACGGTCACCTGGGCGGCGCTGGACTCCGCGTCCAGCGACCGCGGGGCCGTGATGGCGTGGACATC
This sequence is a window from Phytoactinopolyspora mesophila. Protein-coding genes within it:
- a CDS encoding SPW repeat protein → MSAPTPNIDQHPDVATMRRRYDQIADTRMAQSADGLVFLSGLYVAMSAWVIGFTDHASMTASNLFAGLAVAVLGIGFAAVYGHTHGIAWVAPLIGVWVIVSPWVVDGGTPENAAIVSNVIAGAIIVLCSMAMMSAARKMRA